The Siniperca chuatsi isolate FFG_IHB_CAS linkage group LG2, ASM2008510v1, whole genome shotgun sequence genome window below encodes:
- the LOC122888204 gene encoding delta-type opioid receptor produces MMQWNSTGSEDLLGNSSDTGLGSVEQVLVPILDVLILVLGVGGHTMVMVILCRRRRRGVGRIGQSSQSSMTGTGTDVLLLALSAADLLLLSMLPFHTVAIAVQQWPFGDFMCRLVGFLGSACSSASIFTLATLAVSRYLTVVQPARAYSLLSPRRVSIAAALLWVPACCLAAPQLVFRFVNPDGLTCFAFLYYQDQLIYGLFHFLVAFLLPLITIAVAYSRIYIFLWESQHASRAPQVERYQSKVTQTSAMLVLAFTLCWLPSYALMLALLVEKRSGATGASPRNSPFSVFARLMAISSTVMNPILYVLMSQKFRQDLLRLFKGGGQRASGAVAMAAA; encoded by the coding sequence ATGATGCAGTGGAACTCTACAGGTTCAGAGGATCTGCTGGGGAACAGCAGTGACACTGGGCTGGGCAGCGTGGAGCAGGTCCTAGTCCCGATATTAGATGTATTGATTCTGGTGCTGGGAGTTGGCGGGCACACAATGGTGATGGTGATCCTGTGTCGGAGGCGGAGAAGGGGGGTGGGACGTATTGGACAGTCTTCTCAAAGCTCCATGACTGGCACAGGAACAGACGTCCTCCTGCTGGCTCTGAGCGCTGCAGACCTGCTTTTGCTCTCCATGCTTCCCTTCCACACTGTTGCCATAGCCGTGCAGCAATGGCCGTTTGGGGACTTCATGTGTCGCCTGGTGGGCTTCTTGGGATCTGCCTGTTCCTCGGCCAGCATCTTCACACTGGCCACACTGGCTGTGTCTCGCTATCTGACTGTGGTGCAGCCTGCCAGAGCCTACAGCCTCCTCTCCCCTCGCCGGGTGTCTATAGCTGCTGCGCTCCTCTGGGTCCCGGCCTGCTGCCTGGCTGCTCCCCAGCTGGTTTTTCGCTTTGTGAACCCTGATGGCCTCACTTGCTTTGCTTTCCTGTACTACCAAGACCAGCTGATCTATGGATTGTTTCACTTCCTAGTGGCCTTCTTGCTTCCACTGATCACCATTGCAGTGGCGTACAGCAGAATTTACATTTTCCTGTGGGAGAGTCAGCATGCCAGCAGGGCCCCCCAAGTAGAGCGCTACCAGAGCAAAGTGACTCAGACGTCGGCCATGCTGGTGCTGGCTTTTACCCTGTGCTGGCTGCCATCCTATGCCCTGATGCTGGCCTTACTGGTGGAAAAAAGGTCTGGGGCCACTGGGGCCTCACCACGTAACAGCCCCTTCAGCGTGTTTGCACGCCTCATGGCGATCTCCTCTACAGTGATGAACCCCATCCTCTATGTACTGATGTCCCAAAAGTTCAGACAAGACCTACTGAGGCTGTTCAAAGGGGGAGGGCAAAGAGCCAGTGGGGCTGTGGCCATGGCTGCTGCCTGA
- the LOC122888197 gene encoding E3 ubiquitin-protein ligase DTX3L-like, whose translation MSGTDEEVPMEICTEGNGIQPPTSHDKSAKNKDGVQVILSVEWSEGAQPQKREIQLTKVLQTWANKSKYKGEVTVLNVSEGGRALIRIEPASAVSELQELSGQILTGKDGTTVKIMSVSLTPPKTQKPEDASMNLPLSYMSGPQDKQVQLVEQSSPSSSAAVSTAGDETRSVPVGHFWYLSHIYKEELERIEKENGVQMVAEVNVTFKAIQKDGGPTNALSEFITLVQKCLGESDGSSIPLKYVDSEEWKDTLNIIQRKETKLLLTLSSEEMTVCGPRQSQDAVIKSLNATQKILTNTSTSAGESTWASQDTSLNIGMSIKDPLVNDGLTMEEGYWRLMTTSFNEQVAKIKAKFGVDFKESGIGQGKVEVKPCYKRSGGNASMESHAVRALLHLYQKIATSPVSFTQHLSATGFNGSPKNLDNVYRPEGASSGPVLNGQSGYSMCNTETPKGEGATAGDNKDERCPICMDMFTNKKQLKCKHEFCEECLAQSKKSMGPICPVCKDVFGLMEGDQPDGSMSWHSITSSLPGFSNCAIIAITYTIPSGKQTEKHPNPGKFYSGISRTAYLPDNKEGREVLHLLKRAFDQKLIFTVGMSRTTGFEDQVTWNDIHHKTSTSGGPANFGYPDPGYLSRVREELKAKGIK comes from the exons ATGTCAGGCACTGACGAAGAGGTGCCAATGGAAATT TGTACTGAGGGGAATGGAATACAGCCTCCAACATCTCATGATAAGTCTGCTAAG AACAAAGATGGAGTTCAAGTCATTCTCTCAGTGGAATGGTCAGAGGGTGCTCAACCACAGAAACGTGAAATACAACTGACCAAAGTTCTTCAGACTTGGGCCAACAAAAGCAAATACAAAGGAGAGGtcacagttttaaatgtttcagaagGTGGGAGAGCTTTGATAAGGATTGAACCCGCTTCAG CCGTGAGTGAGCTTCAGGAACTGAGTGGACAAATACTGACCGGGAAAGATGGGACAACAGTCAAAATAATGTCTGTTAGTCTGACACCACCAAAGACACAAAAACCAGAGGATGCTTCAATGAACCTTCCTCTTTCATACATGTCCGGGCCACAagat AAACAAGTGCAACTGGTGGAACAAAGTAGTCCTAGCAGTTCAGCAGCAGTTTCTACAGCAGGAGATGAGACACGTTCTGTCCCAGTGGGCCATTTCTGGTATTTGAGTCACATCTACAAGGAGGAACTTGAACGTATCGAGAAAGAGAATGGAGTTCAAATGGTGGCAGAAGTGAATGTGACATTTAAAGCAATCCAGAAAGATGGAGGCCCAACAAACGCTTTGTCTGAGTTCATTACCCTTGTCCAGAAGTGCTTAGGTGAATCCGATGGCTCAAGTATTCCTCTCAAATACGTAGATTCAGAAGAGTGGAAGGACACACTGAATATCATCCAAAGAAAGGAGACTAAGCTTCTGCTTACTCTATCCTCTGAAGAAATGACCGTATGTGGACCAAGACAAAGTCAAGATGCCGTCATTAAGTCCTTAAATGCAACACAGAAAATCTTAACAAATACCAGCACTTCTGCTGGAGAGTCTACATGGGCGTCTCAAGACACATCACTGAACATTGGCATGAGCATAAAAGACCCTCTTGTCAATGATGGGCTAACCATGGAGGAGGGCTACTGGAGGCTGATGACTACTTCCTTCAATGAGCAAGTAGCTAAGATCAAAGCTAAGTTTGGTGTGGACTTTAAGGAATCAGGCATCGGTCAAGGCAAAGTAGAAGTCAAACCTTGCTACAAAAGATCTGGAGGAAACGCGTCAATGGAGAGCCACGCTGTCAGAGCTCTTCTTCATCTGTACCAGAAGATTGCCACATCACCCGTGAGCTTCACCCAACACCTTAGTGCCACTGGGTTCAATGGCTCACCGAAGAACTTGGACAATGTTTATCGGCCAGAGGGGGCCTCCAGTGGACCTGTGTTGAATGGCCAATCAGGATACAGCATGTGCAACACTGAAACACCCAAAGGAGAGGGAGCAACAGCAGGAGACAATAAAGATGAGAGATGTCCTATATGCATGGATATGTTTACCAATAAGAAACAGCTCAAGTGTAAACATGAATTTTGTGAGGAATGCCTGGCGCAGTCAAAGAAAAGCATGGGACCCATCTGTCCTGTATGCAAAGATGTCTTTGGTTTGATGGAGGGAGACCAGCCAGATGGAAGTATGTCATGGCATTCAATAACCTCATCCCTCCCTGGATTCTCAAACTGCGCCATTATAGCCATCACCTATACTATTCCAAGTGGAAAACAGACG GAAAAGCATCCAAATCCTGGAAAGTTCTATTCTGGTATTAGCAGAACAGCATATTTGCCAGACAACAAAGAGGGCAGAGAAGTGCTGCACCTGTTAAAGAGAGCGTTTGACCAGAAGCTCATTTTCACTGTTGGGATGTCCAGAACGACTGGGTTTGAGGACCAGGTGACCTGGAACGATATTCACCACAAAACCTCAACGTCAGGAGGACCAGCGAA TTTTGGGTATCCTGACCCCGGCTACCTGAGCAGAGtcagggaggagctgaaggCTAAAGGCATCAAGTGA